The genome window TATCGAGCCGTATCAACTTCGTATAGTGTCTCATAGACTGCCCGGCTCGTTCTTATAAATAAATAATAGATGAACAGATACAGAGCAACCAGACTGATTTCCAGTGAATTCGGGAAAATAGAGAGAAAAACAGCGCCGAGGCTTCCGACAGCGTAGAAGGGTACTAAAAACAGAATGTGCCGCTTTAAAAGGTACAAAACTTCAGTAGGTACGTTGTGGAAGCCGCGAAACGGTATCGTCTTCAGGTAAGGCCAAAGCATAAACAGCCAGACGAACGAACTACCCGCCAAGGCTCCCTCGAGTGTACCGTTCAGAAAATGACGCCAATCGGGCTCATCCGTTAAACGCGTTTTGTGGGTAAGCCAGGAGAAAAGAAAAATTGCCAGAACAGCAATCAGCGTCTGCCCGACCAAGGGTTTCTGAAATTGAGCGAGCAGAGCCTGGAGCCCCCGCTCGTCATAGTGCCGAAACGTAACGCGATTGTATTGTCGCTCCATCTTCTGTAAGCCTTTGCTACCGCCAAAAGCGCTCTGGACATCGGTTATCGCCGTTTCGAATGACAGGCCGTGTGCTAGTCGTTCGTCAAGAGCGATCGTATAATGGTCGGTTAGCTCAAGAATCAGTTCCTCGTTGGTCAGCAGATTTATCTCGCGCAGGTGTCGGTCAATGGCAGTGAGTTGATCGGGGGTAAGCATGTCAAATACTCGGTTTGAGGTTGAGTACCAGATTTAGATTTTCCAGAAAGGACGTTAATTCGGCGATGCGTCCAGCCGCTTCGGTATGACCTATTTTTGTGAGTGAGTAATATTTACGGGCGCGGCCATCCACAACCTGCGTTTCGGTCGTGAGCAACCCATCGGCTTCGAGCTTGTGTAGAGCCGGGTAGAGCGCGCCTTCCGTGATGGTCATTTCGCCCGCGGTCAGGTCTTTCACTTTTTGCGTAATCTCGTAGCCGTACATCTTCTCGCGATCTTCGAGCAGGCGCAGAATCATGACGGACAGGCTACCTTTCAGTAACGAGGAAGTATTGGGCGTATTCATGGACCAAACGTACAAAAGAATTCTATATACCTAGAAATCTTAGGTATAAAATTTTTTTCAGGGACGTACCTTTGTCGTACCAATGAAAACATACCTTCGATTACTCTCGTTTGCCAAGCCACTAGGCCGCTTTCTGACACCGTTTGTGCTGACGTCGCTACTATCCAGTGTGTTTGGCGTTCTGAATTTTGCCCTGCTGATCCCATTACTGAGTACGCTGTTCAATCAGGTCAATACCAAGCAGATGCAAGTGCTGCTGAGTCAGCCAGCGCCTACGCTGATTTCGGTGGTTACGTCGCCAACCCGCGTCTTCAATTATTATTTCGCGCAGGCTTTCTACACCTACGGACAAATCGGTACGCTTCGGTTCGTTTGCGTTGTCATCGTGCTGTCTGTACTGTTCAATAACCTGTTCAAGTATCTGTCCGTCCGTCAGTTAGAGTCGTTCAAAGTGCGCATGGTGGCGAAACTCCGCGAAGCTGTATTTGCCCAGACACTCCGGCTACACCTCGGTTTTTTCTCAAACGAGCGTAAAGGAAACCTGATCTCCCGCATAACGACCGACGTGCAGGAGGTTGAAAACTCCATTGCCAACACGCTGTCGGCAGCGTCGAAAGAAGTGTTCCTGCTGATCGGCTATGTCACCGCATTACTGCTTATTTCGGTCAAACTAACGTTGTTTGCCATTATCGTTATTCCCATTTCGGGCGGCTTCATCGCTACGCTGGTCCGGCGGATGAAACGGGATGCGCAGGAGGGTCAGCAGCGATTGAGCGGTCTGGTCAGCTTATTGGATGAAACGTTCGGCGGTATGCGGGTCGTGAAAGGATTCGTGGCTGAGGGGTTTATTCTGGACAAGTTTCGGACGGAAAACGAAGGTTATCGAAAAGCGATTCGGTCGCTCGCCAACCGGCGCGAACTGGCATCGCCCTTTTCGGAAGTTATGGGCGTGGCGGTGGTCGCTGGAATCCTGCTCTACGGCGGCTCACTGGTCCTGAGTGGCCAGTCGGACCTGACCGCGGCTGAATTTATTTCCTACATCGCTATTTTCTCGCAGGTAACCCGCCCCGCCAAAGATATTTCCAATGCCTTTAGCGGATCGCAGCGGGGACTGGCTTCGGGCGAACGGGTGCTTGAACTGATCGATACGAAACCCGCTGTTCAGGATAAGCCCGGCGCTGTAACGCTGGCCGGTTTTCAGCATAAGATTTCGGTCAGGAACGTGTCCTTCGCCTATACGCCTGATACGCCCGTTTTGCAGGATATCAGCTTTGATTTGTGTAAAGGAAAAACCATTGCACTGGTTGGATCGTCGGGGGGAGGGAAGTCGACCATCGCCGATCTGATCCCGCGCTTTTATGACCCAATTAACGGCCAGATCCTGATTGATGGCGTTGACCTGCGCGATTGTACGATGGCGTCCTCGCGGGCGCAGATGGGTATTGTTACCCAGGAAAGTATTCTGTTCAACGACACAATCTTCAACAATATCGCCTTTGGGAGTTCGGCTACGGAAGCGGATGTAATGGAAGCGGCCCGAATTGCCAACGCCCATGCGTTTATTATGGCCCAGCCGGACGGTTATCAGACCATCATCGGTGACCGGGGCGGCAAGTTATCGGGGGGGCAGCGACAGCGGATTAGTATTGCCCGCGCTATTTTGAAAAATCCCCCAATCCTAATTCTGGACGAAGCCACATCGGCGCTGGATACCGAATCCGAAAAGCTGGTTCAGGAAGCCCTGACGCGGTTAATGGCCAATCGGACGACACTCGTCATTGCGCACCGACTCAGCACGATCCAGCATGCCGACGAGATTCTGGTCGTCAATCAGGGGCGTATCGTCGAACGGGGTCGGCACGATCAGTTACTGGCCCTCGATGAAGGATTCTACCGGAAATTGAGCACCATGCAGCATGTTTAAGTGAGCCCAAGCTGACGAACGGAATTAGCTTTCTCTGCTCGGTACGTGAAGGCCGCACCAGTCACTTGTGATTGGTGCGGCCTTCACACATAGCGTAGGGTCTAAAAACTGTATTTTACAATTATTTAATATCACTAATTTTTCCTGTAAAATCGTTATTGAACGGTCGTTTTTGGGCCACTGGCTCAAAAACGACCGAAACGCTGAAAAAAAGGCAAAAAGTAAAAATCCATCGGGCGTGTTTTCGAGTATCTATGTGCAGTTCCTCGGCTGTCGGGGGGCAACTCCACTAAACAATTAGAATGCTCAATGGAAAAACTACCAAACGACCCAACGGTTACACCACAAGGTCTGTCCGGTAAAGCATCGGCCGCCCTGGGTCGCCGTGTGTTCATGCGCTATCTTGGCGCCACCGCAGCAGCTGGTGTAGTATTAAGTGCTTGCCACGATCAAATTGTTGACCCATCTGTAGCGACAGGTTCTGCCCGCGCTGGTGAAGCCGTTGACCTTGGCGACATCGGTTCTAAAGACGTAAACGTACTGAATTACGCTTACGCGTTAGAGCAGCTGGAAGCAGCTTTTTATATGCAGGTACTCATGACGCCATACTCGGGCATG of Spirosoma agri contains these proteins:
- a CDS encoding PadR family transcriptional regulator, which gives rise to MNTPNTSSLLKGSLSVMILRLLEDREKMYGYEITQKVKDLTAGEMTITEGALYPALHKLEADGLLTTETQVVDGRARKYYSLTKIGHTEAAGRIAELTSFLENLNLVLNLKPSI
- a CDS encoding ABC transporter ATP-binding protein, with the protein product MKTYLRLLSFAKPLGRFLTPFVLTSLLSSVFGVLNFALLIPLLSTLFNQVNTKQMQVLLSQPAPTLISVVTSPTRVFNYYFAQAFYTYGQIGTLRFVCVVIVLSVLFNNLFKYLSVRQLESFKVRMVAKLREAVFAQTLRLHLGFFSNERKGNLISRITTDVQEVENSIANTLSAASKEVFLLIGYVTALLLISVKLTLFAIIVIPISGGFIATLVRRMKRDAQEGQQRLSGLVSLLDETFGGMRVVKGFVAEGFILDKFRTENEGYRKAIRSLANRRELASPFSEVMGVAVVAGILLYGGSLVLSGQSDLTAAEFISYIAIFSQVTRPAKDISNAFSGSQRGLASGERVLELIDTKPAVQDKPGAVTLAGFQHKISVRNVSFAYTPDTPVLQDISFDLCKGKTIALVGSSGGGKSTIADLIPRFYDPINGQILIDGVDLRDCTMASSRAQMGIVTQESILFNDTIFNNIAFGSSATEADVMEAARIANAHAFIMAQPDGYQTIIGDRGGKLSGGQRQRISIARAILKNPPILILDEATSALDTESEKLVQEALTRLMANRTTLVIAHRLSTIQHADEILVVNQGRIVERGRHDQLLALDEGFYRKLSTMQHV